Genomic segment of Planctomycetota bacterium:
GCTCGATGCCGCGCCGGGCTATGCCGGTGGCTTTTCCGTCGCCGTCGGCGACATCCTCCCCGAGGGTTTGCCGGCCAGCCACGCGGGGCTGCCCGAGCTGGTCGTCGCCACCACCGGACTGGTCGATCCGGCGACGCGCCGCGGTGCCGACCGGGCGTGGGTCTTCGATCTGTCGGTCGCCCACTCGGGCGCACGGCCGACGGTCGACCGTGCCGAGCCCGCCGCCGACGGCACGCGGGCGCCGCGTGCGGTGCGGGAGCTGACCCTGCCTGGCGGCTCGGTCACCGGCGTGACCGTCGGGGCGTTTGCCACCGACATCGGTCAAGCGGCCGCTCCGCAGGGGACGATCGTCGTCGCCACGACGACTGCCAGGCCGAGCCAACTGACCACGTCGAGCGGTGTCCGGGCGATGGACACGGCCCAGCTCACGCTGTTCGGGCCGGCCGCCCGCGGCCTGCCTCCGCTCGCGACGCTGCCGATCGTGAGCCCGATCGAGTCGGGCCCGGCGCGCACGCTGCAAAACGCGTTCATCTTCGGGGCGTCGCTGGCCGCCGGTGACGTCGACGGCGACCTGAAGACCGATCTCGTGCTCGGGGCATCGCGCGGCGGTCAGGGGGCGTTTCGCGTCATCGACAACGCCGTCGTCCGGGCGCTTGTGGCCGGCGGTGCCGCCCCGACCGCCGCCGCCCTGGGAGCGATCGCCGAGGCACTGTCGAAGGGCGCGCAGAAGTTCGGCATCGCCGGTCCCCACGGGGGCCGGCCGACGGACAATGGCGGCGACTGGCAACCCAAGCCGGGCACTGATTTCTTCCTCGGCAAGTCGGTCCCGTTGCCGACCGGCGCCGGGTTCAACGCGCCGCTGTCGGTGGCCGTCGTCGAGCGGAGCGGCCGGAAGTTCACGGCCGAGGTGTTCGCCGCTCTCGGTGCGTCGAACCAGGCAGCCGAGCAGATTCGCTGCTACGAGTGGCAGGCGTCGGGCTCATGGCGTGCCGGCGACGCACTCCGCGTCGCCGATCCGGCGGCGGGAGTCGTGGCCGACCCCGACAGCCCGAATTTCGGCCCCGAGTATCTCCGCGCCGGCCGCGGTCTCCGCCTCGGCTGAGATCGCGCGCGTCGTCGCCTGACGTGGAACATGCCGCGAACGCCCGTCAGGCGCTTGGCCACAGCAGCCGCCCGACGAGTGCCAGCACGACCGCGATGAAGACCACGCGGATGAACGGCGCCCCGTGGCGGATCGCCAGCGTCGCGCCGAGCCGGCCGCCGATCAACTGGCCGACGATCATCACCGCCGCGGCGGCAGGATCGACCGCACCCTGGGAGAGAAACACCGCCAGGGCCGCGACGTTGCTCGTGAGATTGACGACCTTCGTCGCCGCCGTCGCCCGCGGGAGCGGCAGCGCCCGCCCCTCGACCCACGCCGCCGTCCAAAACGCGCCGGTCCCCGGGCCGAAGAATCCGTCGTAGAACCCGAGCACCGATCCGGCGAGTCCGGCGAACGGCCAGACACCGAGGCGCGGCGGCCCGCTCGCTTCGCCGAGGCGCGGGCGGAGCATGATCCATGCGACCACGCCGAGGAGCAGCCAGGGGACGACACGTGTGAGCACGTCGTTGTCGACCAGGAGCACGGCCGCGGTGCCGAGCGCGGCGGCGAGAGCCGTCACGAGCACGGCCGGCCGGAGGTCGCGCCAGTCGATCAGCCCGGCACCGTGGTACTTGGTCACGGCCATCGTGGTGCCGACGGCGCTTTGGAGCTTGTTGGTGCCAAGCGCCAGGTGGCCGGGAAGGCCGGCGTAGAACAGCGCGGGGAGCGAGATCAGCCCACCCCCACCGGCGATGGCGTCGATGAACCCGGCAGCGAATCCCGCCAGCGCGAGGCCGATGAGCGTGAGGGGTTGCATGCGCGCTGAAACGGAGGGGCTTCGGGCTCTGTCGGAATCGTCGCGGGACGGTCGACGGGAGCAGGGGCCCATTGTCCGGGTTCCCGCTGACCATATCCTAAAGCCCAGTTCCCTCGGGGAGTCGGCCGATGCGATCCAACGTGTGCCCCGTCCGTGATCCCCTCGCTCTCGCCGCGGGGCCGACCCGCGTGGCGGTCCTGGTCGCGCTGGCGATCGCGCTGTGCCCGTCTCCCGCCCGCGCGCTCGAGCCTGACCGTGCCACCATCGCCACCGGCCGGCGTGGGATCGTGGCCACCGTCCATCCACTCGCCACACAGGCCGCCCTCGACGCCTTCGCCGCCGGTGGCAATGCGATCGACGCCGCCGTCGCCGCCGGCGTCACGCTCGGTGTCGTCGACGGCTTCAATTCCGGCCTCGGCGGCGGCTGCTTCATCCTCATCCACACCGCTGCGGGAAAGTCGGTCGTCCTCGACGGCCGGGAGACTGCCCCCGCCGCGGCGACGCCCGGCATGTTCATTCGCGATGGCAAGGGAGACACCGCCGCCAGCCAGACCGGCCCGCTGGCAGTGGCCGTGCCTGGGGCGCTCGCGGCCTACGCCGAGGCACAAGCGCGCCATGGCCGCCTGTCGCTCTCCGCCGTCGTCAGTCCGGCGGCACGGATCGCCGCCGATGGCTTTGAGATCGACCCGCACTACGCCAAGCGCCTCGCCACCAAGGCCGACGACCTCGGCCGATTTCCCGGCTCGCGGGCGGTCTTCTTCCATGCCGACGGCACCCCGCTCGCCGCCGGCGATCGGCTCGTCCAGCCCGACCTCGCCGAGAGCTATCGCCGGATCGCGGCCGACGGGCCCGGCTGGTTTTATCGCGGCGGGTTCGCCCGCGCCGTCGGCGAGTGGATGGCGGCCCACGGTGGCATCCTCACGGCCGACGATTTCGCCGCCTACCGCGTCGTCGAGCGCGAGCCGCTGCGCACCCCGTACCGCGGTCGCACGATCCTCGGCGTGCCGCCGCCGAGCTCGGGGGGCATCCATGTGGCGCAGATCCTCACGCTGCTTTCGGGCCACGACCTCGCCGCCGCGACCGCACCGGGAGCGCGCGAGCATCTCCTCGCCGAGAGCATGAAGCTGGCGTTTGCCGATCGGGCGTTTTGGCTCGGCGACCCGGTGTTTGCGAAGGTGCCGCGCGGCCTCCTCGACCCGGCGTACCTCGCCGGCCTGGCGGCGCGGGTCGATCCGCAGCGGAGCACCGCGGTGCCAGGTGCCGGCACGCCTCCCGCCGCCGACACCGACATCTTCACCGGCGGCCGGCACACCACCCACTTCTCGGTCGCCGATGCCGAGGGGAATTGGGTCGCCTGCACGGCGACGATCAACACCACGTTCGGATCGAAGGTGATCGTCCCCGGCACCGGGATCGTCCTCAACAACGAGATGGACGACTTCTCGATCCAGCCCGGCGTGCCCAATGCCTTCGGACTGGTCGGTGGCGAGGCCAATGCCGTCGCGCCGGGAAAGCGGCCGCTGTCGAGCATGAGCCCGACGCTCGTCCTCGAACAGGGGCGGCCGATCCTCGCGCTCGGCGGGGCCGGCGGGCCGACGATCATCTCGCAGACGGTGCAGAACGTGGTCCGGATCCTCGACCTCGGCCAGTCACCGGCCGAGGCCATCGCCGGCCCGCGGATCCACCATCAGTGGAAGCCCGATCGCCTCGCCGTCGAGTCGGGGATCCCGGCCGACGTCCGCGCGGCGCTCGCGGCCCGCGGCCACGTCCTCCACGACGACGCCGTGATCGGCGTGTCGCAGATCGTCGCCCGTGCCCCCGACGGCACGTTCATCGGCGCGAGCGACCCCCGCGTGCCAAGCCGCGCTGCGGGGTGGTGACGCCCGCGCCCGCGGGAAATGCCGAGGGTTTCCCAGGTCGCCGTCAGCCGCATCCGGCAGCCCATCCGTCGCACACGGCCGACTTCAACACTCCTCCCCGCTCACTTCGCCGGCGTTTGCTTCCCCGGCTCGGTGATCACCAGCGTGCCCCCTTCGTAGGTCCGCTTCACCAGTTCGACGTCGCCGATCGTGTATTCGACGCGGAGCTGCTTGAACGAGCCAACCGCCGGGTCGCCGAGGAGGTCGTTGTCGACCTTCACCTCGAGCCGGCCGTCGCGGAGCCGGGCCTTGACCAGATCAGTGACGTCGGAGGTCATTCCCTGCGCGTGGTCGCCGTAGGTCGCCTTCTTCACCGTCAGTGCCCCGGCGAGCTTTGGCACCGGGATCAGCAGCGTCTCCCCTTCGGCGACGACGAGCGTGCCGGGCGTACCGCTGAGTGAGTAGCGGACGGCGAGCGTCTTCCCCTCGCCGCTGGCCGGATCGCCGAACGGGTCGTTGCCCACTTCGAGCCGCAGCCGGCCGTCTTTGACCAGCCGGCAGACGGCGTCGGTGACGGTGATCGTCTTCCCCGCCACCGGCTTGCCATCGTCATACACGCCATACGTCGCCGCCTCGACCACCAGCCCCCCGGCCGGCGCCTGCCCCCGCGCGGGCACCATCCGCGCCAATCCACACGCGACGACCACCGCGATCACCACGGCCACGATCCGCTGCATGATCAACCTCCCAGGACGACACGTGACGAAAGACGCTTCAAGTGATGATCGGAATCCCGGCACCCGCAACCCACCGCGACCTGAGCCTATTCCATGGCGCGTTGAGGTGAAACGAAACACCATGAAGCAAAAACTGGTTCGTCCGGCATTTCCGTGGGTCACTGCGGCGGGCGCAGCCTCCGCTCGGGCTCTGCAGAGGGGGACGCCCCCCGCGCCTTTGCCCTCGCATCGGCCCGTCGCAACTGTGTGCGGGTCGATGCGAGGGCAGAGGTGGAGGGGCGTCCCCTCTGCAGAGCCCGAGCCGAGGCTGCTGTGGTGTGACCTCGCCCCCGCGCAGCCGTGCCCCTCACCCCCGCGCGGTCAGCCTCCCCGCCGCCGCCGTGTCCAAATGCATACTCACCGGGTTGACCGCCTCGCGGAGGATCGACGCCGGGCACTCGGGGCTCACCGGCCCCTCGAGCGCGTCTTTCACCGCCGTCGCCTTCCGCGCGTCGGGCACCGAGCAGACGATCCGCCGCGACGCCATGATCCTCCGCACGCTCATCGAGATCGCGTGCGTCGGCACGCTGGCCAGGTCTCGAAACCATCCCTCCCCCACCTGCTGCCGCCGGCAGGCTTCGTCGAGGGCGACGACCAGATATGGTTCGGTCGTCGTGAAATCGGCCGGGGGGTCGTTGAACGCGAGGTGGCCGTTCTCGCCGATCCCGATCAGCGCCAGGTCAAACGCCCCCTCCGGCACGAGGCCCGCCAGCCGCCGGCATTCGCCAGCCGGATCGGTCTGGGCATCGATCGCGTGAAACGCCGCCAGGGGCGTCGGCAGCCGATCGACGAAGCGCTCGCGCAGATACCTGCGGAAGCTCGCCGGATGGTCGGCCGACAGGCCGGCGTATTCGTCGAGGTGAAACGCCGTCACCCGGCTCCAGTCGATCCCCGGCGCCGCGACGAGCGCTGCCAGCGTGGCGAATTGGCTCGCCCCCGTGGCGACCACGAGCGTCGCCTGTCCCTTGGCGGCCAGCACGCGGCGCAGCTCGTCGGCCGCCTCGCCGCCGGCGGCACGGCCGAGGGCCTCGGGATCGGCGTAGACAATCACCTGCACCTGCATCGCGCGGTTCTCCGGGGTTCAATACTGGTCGCCGCCAAACTGGGCCTCGTAGCGGTCGGCGGCGTTGGCGACGGCGTAGGCATGGACGCGCAGTTCCTCGGCGTCGAGCGTCTCGAGCATCAGGTCGCACGACACCATCACGATCATCCCCTTGGGTGTCGAGACCAGGCCATAGCGGGCGAAGCGGAGCGATTCGTTTTCATGGAGCAGGCGCAGCGCCTCGCCGCGCGACAGCCGCTTGAACCACCGAGTGGCGATGAACCGGGCGGGCGACTGGATCGAGATCATCGCCTTCCCCCCGGGCCCGAGCGCGAACACGCGCACCAGCACCCGCTGCGAGCGGTAGCCGCCGGTCTCGAAGTCCATCACGAACGCCTGTTCCTTCTCGTCGATCCAGCCGCGCAGCGCCGCCAGCGCCGCGATGCTCTCCACCTGCCGCAGCAGGGCGGGCGTGTCATCGGCCATCGGACACCTGCTCCGTCTTGCGAAGGTCGCGTTCGAACTGGGCCGCGACATGGTCGCAGGCTTCGGGGACCACGCCGAGGATCGCGGCCAGCTTCCGCATCCGCTCCATCTCCCCGTCCGACACCTTGCCGTCGGCCTTGGCCACGTCGTACAGGCCGTACAGCACGCGGTGGAGCTCGAGCCCGCTGAACTTCCGCCGTCGGCCGAGAAACGCCGTCGAGAATTGCTCCCAGCAGCCGGCGTCGTCGGCCGCGGCGGAGGCCACGGTGGCCGTGAGGTCGGTGCCCGGCGGGGCGACGGTCTCGAGCCGGCGCCACTCGCGCGGGCTGACATACCCATCGGCGAGGGCCACCACGAGGCCCCCCCAGAAAAACAGGCCCCGCAGCAGCGGGTCGTCGAGCGTGCCGCCGCCGCCCCCCGGCTCCATCATCGCCAGCATCCCGTCGATCGCGGTGTTGGCCGCGTCGAGCGCCGCGCCATCGCCGGCGGCGCGGGCCTCGGAGAAGAGCAGCATCGCCCGCATCCGCAGCGGCGGAAACGGGTGGGAGATATGGTCGAACCCGCGGTCCCCCTCGCTGATCACCTCCTCGACCAGCCGCTGCCACTGCGCCGCGAACCGCTCCGGCGACGCCACCACCGCGTCCGACACGATCCCCGACGCCACCTTGAACAGCGCCCGGGCGGCCGACGTGAGCGATCCGCACACCGCCAGCCCCATCCGGTCGGCCGTGATTTCCGCCGCCCGCTGCCAGCTCCGCACGCGCCCCGCGTCGGCGGTGGGGAGGAGCGGATCGACGGCGAGGTTTCCGGCGAGGACGTCGATATGGCCGAACAGCGCGTGGCCAAACTCATGGCCGAGCACGTACTTCAGCTCGCCGGCATCGAGGTGGTTGACCGCCGCGCTCGACAGCGCGATGAACGTGCCCGACCGCCCCGGCGTGATGAACGCATTCATGTCGCCGGAGTTGTAGACGAAGCAGTCGATCCGCTGGATGTCGGGAAACTCTCGCCGCACCCCGTCGATCGCCTCGGCGAGGTGCGGCAGCACGGTCGGATCGACCATCACCGCGCCGGCGAGCATCCCCGTGCGGCTGGTCTGCCGGGCGATCTCGTAGGCGGGGCTTTCGAGGCGCCGCTTGACCGCGTCGCTGGCGAGAATCTCGGTTAGCAGCCGGGCATCGGCGGGGTAGCGCCAGCGCCCGTGGTCGAGCGACCGCGCCGCGGCAGCAGTGGCGGGAGCGACTGCCGGATCTGAATCGCCGCCCGAAGCGTCGGCGGGGCGAGCGGCCGCGTCGATCGGGCTGCCGGCCGGTGCCGGCGCTGGCTCGGTGGCCGAATCGGGAGCGCTCGTCTCTCGGGGGTGAGTCGCGTCGCGCGGGTCCATGCTGCGAAGTCTCCGCTCTATTCGTCGCTGAGCAGCACCGCCCAGGGGGCGCCGCCGCCGACGTGCTGGAGGACGATTTTCACCGCGGCCATCATCGGGTAGGCGAGGATCAGCCCGAGCACGCCCCACACCCAGCCCCAGTAGGCGAGCCAGAGAAACATCAGCACCGGATCGAGGTTCAGCTCGCGCCCCGACAGCCGGACCTCGATGAAGTCGATCCACACCAGCCGGTTGACCAGCAGCAACACTGCCAGCAGCCCCGCCATCCAGGGGTTTGCGAAGTCGAAAAACGCCAGCACGATCGGCGGGATGATCGTGACGGCGCTGCCGATATACGTGATGTAGTTGCTCGCGAAAAACAGGAACGCCCACAACAGCCAGTGGTCGAGCCCCATCAGAAACATGATCGCCCCCGCCGTCGCCCCCATCCCCAGGCCGACGAGCGTCTTGACCGCCATGAAGGCCTCGATCGAATCGGTGATCCCCGCGCCGATCTGGAGGATCCGCTCCCCCTGGTCGCCGGGAAACGCCCGGCGGATCTTCGCCGGCAGCTTCCGCCCACCGAGGAACAGGAACACGAGGTACACAAGCACGAGGATGAAGAGCTCCGCCACGTCGAGGCTGTGGCGAAAGACATAGTCCACCGCCGCCTGCGACGTGACACGGAAAAAGTCGCTCGGGTCGCCGGTCCCGCGCGGCCCTTTCGCCGCGCCGCCAACGGGCGCATGGCTCTCGTCTGGCACCGCGCCCACGTCGGGCTCTTGACCGAGGTCGCTGACCGGTACGTCTGCCGAACCGGGCTGAGCCGCTGCCTGGGCGGCAGGCGCCGCCGCGGGCGCGGAGTCGGCCTCCTCGATCACCGGTTCGGCGTCGTCTTCCTTCCGCGGTGCAAACACGTTCCACGAGCGGAGCGTGCTGCTGGTCGTGTCGATCACGCGCATGATCCGGGCTTCGTAGCGCGGCCATTTCGCCAAAAACACGCCCGCCTCGCGGTGGACGAGCTGGCCAAAGAGGATCGTGAGGATCACCGCCACCGGGAGGAGGCTGGCATACGCGGTGGCGGGGGTGAGGCCCAACCGCGTGAGGAGCCGCGCGAAAAACTGCGTGGCGTAGTAGAGGAAGACGGCGATCAAAAACGGCCGCAGCACCGGGCCCAGATAGGTAAAAGCCGCTGCAAACGCGATCACGGCCAACACCACCAGCGACACCGTCGCCGCGTCGCGCCGCGGATCGGGGGCCGACGCATCTTTGTCGCGCGTGGTATCGCTGGTGCTTGTCATCGGTGGATGTGGGCAGGGCTCGATCCGGCTCAATGCCGCTCGTGGCATCGATGCGACCCGTCGAATGTCGCATCCGGCCGGCGGGCCGTCCAATCGCCCCGGTGCCGGCCGCACGCGGGGCGGCGCGATCCTCTGCTCCCCGCCGCCGCCGCGATCTCGTGTGGCTCTCTCTGCAGCTACACTCGGCGGCATGGCCACATCCGACTCCCATCCCGATCCGACGCCCTCTGGCCGGTGGCCGGCGCCTGGCGTGTGGGTTCATGCGTATGAGGAGGACGGACCGGAGGGGATGGTGTTTCGCCCGTCGGGGCAATCGTTTGCACTGTCGCGCCGGCCGCGGCGGCGGATCGAGATCATCTCTAAAGCCGCGGCAAGCGTCGCCGACGGTGGGCCGGACGATCGGCTCGTGGCGTCACCGGCAGCGTGCATCGAGCGCGACGGCGTGCCCTGCATCCGCTGCGCCGACGGGTCGCTCCTGCGGATCGTCTCTGCGACGGCCGATATGCTTGTCGTCGCCCCTGAGCCAGCCTGATTCTGCGGGCCCCCGGGGTGGGTTAGAATCCCTCCCGAAATTGCCGGGGGGCAGCCGATGGCCGGTTCGATGCCACATCCGATACTCGCGACCGCGCCAGCCGCGCGGCGATCCGCGCCCACGGTCTGGGATGGCCTCGCGGACAAAGACGACATTCGCTGGCCGCTGCCCAATGGCGCGGAGCCGATGCGCTTTCGGCCGATCCCTGCGGGGGAGTTCGTAATGGGGTCGCGCGGGGAGAATCCCAACGAGGAGCCGCGGCATCGGGTCGTCATTCCGAGTGAATACCGGCTGGGAAAGTTTGTCGTCACGCAGGCCGAGTGGGCGGCTGTGGTCGAGGCATGCAACCCGATGGTTAAGGGCAAGCTGCCCGACCCGCGGCCGAGCAGATTTCGAGGGGATCGGCGGCCGGTGGAACAGGTGTCGTGGGATGACTGCGTCGCGTGGTGCAGAGCCTGGCAAGCGTATCTCGAGCGCGAGCGGCCCGCAGCGTGGGAACCAGGATGGCGCGTCGGGCTGCCCTCGGAAGCGCAGTGGGAATATGCCTGC
This window contains:
- the ggt gene encoding gamma-glutamyltransferase gives rise to the protein MRSNVCPVRDPLALAAGPTRVAVLVALAIALCPSPARALEPDRATIATGRRGIVATVHPLATQAALDAFAAGGNAIDAAVAAGVTLGVVDGFNSGLGGGCFILIHTAAGKSVVLDGRETAPAAATPGMFIRDGKGDTAASQTGPLAVAVPGALAAYAEAQARHGRLSLSAVVSPAARIAADGFEIDPHYAKRLATKADDLGRFPGSRAVFFHADGTPLAAGDRLVQPDLAESYRRIAADGPGWFYRGGFARAVGEWMAAHGGILTADDFAAYRVVEREPLRTPYRGRTILGVPPPSSGGIHVAQILTLLSGHDLAAATAPGAREHLLAESMKLAFADRAFWLGDPVFAKVPRGLLDPAYLAGLAARVDPQRSTAVPGAGTPPAADTDIFTGGRHTTHFSVADAEGNWVACTATINTTFGSKVIVPGTGIVLNNEMDDFSIQPGVPNAFGLVGGEANAVAPGKRPLSSMSPTLVLEQGRPILALGGAGGPTIISQTVQNVVRILDLGQSPAEAIAGPRIHHQWKPDRLAVESGIPADVRAALAARGHVLHDDAVIGVSQIVARAPDGTFIGASDPRVPSRAAGW
- a CDS encoding DUF3395 domain-containing protein; its protein translation is MVFRFTSTRHGIGSGRGGLRVPGFRSSLEASFVTCRPGRLIMQRIVAVVIAVVVACGLARMVPARGQAPAGGLVVEAATYGVYDDGKPVAGKTITVTDAVCRLVKDGRLRLEVGNDPFGDPASGEGKTLAVRYSLSGTPGTLVVAEGETLLIPVPKLAGALTVKKATYGDHAQGMTSDVTDLVKARLRDGRLEVKVDNDLLGDPAVGSFKQLRVEYTIGDVELVKRTYEGGTLVITEPGKQTPAK
- a CDS encoding glucosamine-6-phosphate deaminase — protein: MQVQVIVYADPEALGRAAGGEAADELRRVLAAKGQATLVVATGASQFATLAALVAAPGIDWSRVTAFHLDEYAGLSADHPASFRRYLRERFVDRLPTPLAAFHAIDAQTDPAGECRRLAGLVPEGAFDLALIGIGENGHLAFNDPPADFTTTEPYLVVALDEACRRQQVGEGWFRDLASVPTHAISMSVRRIMASRRIVCSVPDARKATAVKDALEGPVSPECPASILREAVNPVSMHLDTAAAGRLTARG
- a CDS encoding YbjN domain-containing protein → MADDTPALLRQVESIAALAALRGWIDEKEQAFVMDFETGGYRSQRVLVRVFALGPGGKAMISIQSPARFIATRWFKRLSRGEALRLLHENESLRFARYGLVSTPKGMIVMVSCDLMLETLDAEELRVHAYAVANAADRYEAQFGGDQY
- a CDS encoding AI-2E family transporter → MPPSVAAERATRDRGGGGEQRIAPPRVRPAPGRLDGPPAGCDIRRVASMPRAALSRIEPCPHPPMTSTSDTTRDKDASAPDPRRDAATVSLVVLAVIAFAAAFTYLGPVLRPFLIAVFLYYATQFFARLLTRLGLTPATAYASLLPVAVILTILFGQLVHREAGVFLAKWPRYEARIMRVIDTTSSTLRSWNVFAPRKEDDAEPVIEEADSAPAAAPAAQAAAQPGSADVPVSDLGQEPDVGAVPDESHAPVGGAAKGPRGTGDPSDFFRVTSQAAVDYVFRHSLDVAELFILVLVYLVFLFLGGRKLPAKIRRAFPGDQGERILQIGAGITDSIEAFMAVKTLVGLGMGATAGAIMFLMGLDHWLLWAFLFFASNYITYIGSAVTIIPPIVLAFFDFANPWMAGLLAVLLLVNRLVWIDFIEVRLSGRELNLDPVLMFLWLAYWGWVWGVLGLILAYPMMAAVKIVLQHVGGGAPWAVLLSDE
- a CDS encoding formylglycine-generating enzyme family protein, with protein sequence MAGSMPHPILATAPAARRSAPTVWDGLADKDDIRWPLPNGAEPMRFRPIPAGEFVMGSRGENPNEEPRHRVVIPSEYRLGKFVVTQAEWAAVVEACNPMVKGKLPDPRPSRFRGDRRPVEQVSWDDCVAWCRAWQAYLERERPAAWEPGWRVGLPSEAQWEYACRAGSETDYWNGDGEAALREVGWFGGNSGEETHDVDEPVVTGVPEQHPAGLVGMHGNVWEWCADVFDAGAYRKREDRWQAIEERPEAEAELKEDRLRVIR